In Phyllopteryx taeniolatus isolate TA_2022b chromosome 13, UOR_Ptae_1.2, whole genome shotgun sequence, the following are encoded in one genomic region:
- the fndc5a gene encoding fibronectin type III domain-containing protein 5 isoform X2: MGPHIVRALERWSHLFCSFSAALASRGSQRKKDVRMLRFIQEVNTTTRSCALWDLEEETDYIVHVQSISMFGTSPQSEPLSFRTPKEADTQASKNKDEVTMEEVGQTNQLRAGELIIIVVVLIMWAGVIALFCRQYDIIKDNEPNNNKDKAKTSSECSTPEHPTGGLLRSKFSKNNNRMQSVNIIEV, from the exons ATGGGACCGCACATCGTCCGAGcgttagaaagatggagccaTTTGTTCTGCTCGTTCTCAGCTGCTTTGGCGTCTCGCGGGTCTCAGCGG AAGAAAGACGTGCGTATGCTACGATTCATCCAGGAAGTCAACACCACAACACGCTCCTGTGCATTATGGGACTTAGAGGAGGAGACAGACTACATTGTACATGTCCAGTCCATCAGCATGTTTGGGACGAGTCCTCAAAGCGAACCTTTAAGCTTCCGAACGCCGAAGGAGGCCGATACTCAGGCTTCTAAGAATAAAG ACGAAGTAACGATGGAGGAAGTGGGCCAGACCAACCAGTTGAGGGCGGGGGAGCTCATCATCATTGTGGTGGTGCTTATCATGTGGGCAG GTGTGATCGCTCTCTTCTGTCGCCAGTATGACATCATCAAAGACAATGagcccaacaacaacaaggacAAAGCCAAAACCTCATCAGAGTGCAGCACTCCCGAACACCCGACAGGGGGGCTGTTGCGTAGTAAG
- the fndc5a gene encoding fibronectin type III domain-containing protein 5 isoform X1, with amino-acid sequence MEPFVLLVLSCFGVSRVSADTLSPPVNVTIKAVKANSALVTWDIPEGDPVIGFAITQQKKDVRMLRFIQEVNTTTRSCALWDLEEETDYIVHVQSISMFGTSPQSEPLSFRTPKEADTQASKNKDEVTMEEVGQTNQLRAGELIIIVVVLIMWAGVIALFCRQYDIIKDNEPNNNKDKAKTSSECSTPEHPTGGLLRSKFSKNNNRMQSVNIIEV; translated from the exons atggagccaTTTGTTCTGCTCGTTCTCAGCTGCTTTGGCGTCTCGCGGGTCTCAGCGG ATACCTTGTCCCCTCCTGTCAATGTTACCATCAAAGCAGTGAAAGCTAACTCTGCTCTGGTGACATGGGACATCCCCGAGGGAGACCCTGTCATTGGCTTTGCCATCACACAGCAG AAGAAAGACGTGCGTATGCTACGATTCATCCAGGAAGTCAACACCACAACACGCTCCTGTGCATTATGGGACTTAGAGGAGGAGACAGACTACATTGTACATGTCCAGTCCATCAGCATGTTTGGGACGAGTCCTCAAAGCGAACCTTTAAGCTTCCGAACGCCGAAGGAGGCCGATACTCAGGCTTCTAAGAATAAAG ACGAAGTAACGATGGAGGAAGTGGGCCAGACCAACCAGTTGAGGGCGGGGGAGCTCATCATCATTGTGGTGGTGCTTATCATGTGGGCAG GTGTGATCGCTCTCTTCTGTCGCCAGTATGACATCATCAAAGACAATGagcccaacaacaacaaggacAAAGCCAAAACCTCATCAGAGTGCAGCACTCCCGAACACCCGACAGGGGGGCTGTTGCGTAGTAAG
- the fndc5a gene encoding fibronectin type III domain-containing protein 5 isoform X3 has protein sequence MEPFVLLVLSCFGVSRVSADTLSPPVNVTIKAVKANSALVTWDIPEGDPVIGFAITQQKKDVRMLRFIQEVNTTTRSCALWDLEEETDYIVHVQSISMFGTSPQSEPLSFRTPKEADTQASKNKGVIALFCRQYDIIKDNEPNNNKDKAKTSSECSTPEHPTGGLLRSKFSKNNNRMQSVNIIEV, from the exons atggagccaTTTGTTCTGCTCGTTCTCAGCTGCTTTGGCGTCTCGCGGGTCTCAGCGG ATACCTTGTCCCCTCCTGTCAATGTTACCATCAAAGCAGTGAAAGCTAACTCTGCTCTGGTGACATGGGACATCCCCGAGGGAGACCCTGTCATTGGCTTTGCCATCACACAGCAG AAGAAAGACGTGCGTATGCTACGATTCATCCAGGAAGTCAACACCACAACACGCTCCTGTGCATTATGGGACTTAGAGGAGGAGACAGACTACATTGTACATGTCCAGTCCATCAGCATGTTTGGGACGAGTCCTCAAAGCGAACCTTTAAGCTTCCGAACGCCGAAGGAGGCCGATACTCAGGCTTCTAAGAATAAAG GTGTGATCGCTCTCTTCTGTCGCCAGTATGACATCATCAAAGACAATGagcccaacaacaacaaggacAAAGCCAAAACCTCATCAGAGTGCAGCACTCCCGAACACCCGACAGGGGGGCTGTTGCGTAGTAAG